Part of the Leptolyngbya sp. BL0902 genome, TGGCCCCACATCGCCATCATGGATCGCTACATTGCCAAGGAGCTGACCCTACCCTTTTTGTTTGGGGTGGGAGCCTTTTCCTCCATTGGTATTTCCATTGGGGCGCTGTTCGAGCTAATTCGACGCATCACCGAATCGGGGCTATCCATTACCCTGGCGGCGCAAATTTTCCTGCTGAAGCTGCCGGAATTTGTGGTGCTGGCCTTTCCCATGTCCACCCTGCTCTCCACGATGATGACCTACAGCCGCTTCTCTAGCGACAGCGAGCTGATTGCGCTGCAAGGGGTGGGGGTCAGCATTCGGCGGATTATTGCCCCGGCGGTGGTGCTGAGCTTCTTGGTAACGGGGCTCACCTTTGTGTTCAATGAGTTGATTACCCCCGCCGCCAACTATCGCGCTGCCGTCACCCTTGAGACGGCCCTCAATTCTGAGCGGCCCCCCTTCCAAGAGCGCAACATTTTCTACCAAGAATTTCAGCCCGCCGCCGATGACCCCAGCGCCCAAGAACTCAAACGCCAGTTCTACGCCCGCCGCTTTGACGGCACCACCATGCACGGGCTGACGATTTTAGACTTTTCCCAGCAGGGACTCAACCAGGTCGTTAGTGCTGAAAGCGCCACCTGGGACGTGCAAAATAACGTCTGGACGTTCTACAACGGCACCATCTACGTGGTGGCTCCCGATGGGTCGTTCCGCAATATTGTCACCTTTGAAAGTCAGGCATTACAACTGCCCCGCACTCCCCTCGACTTGGCCAATCGCACCAAAAACGACACCGAAATGAACATTGCCGAGGCCACCGAGCAACTTGAGCTGGTGCGCCAAAGCGGCGATGAACGGAAAATCCGGCGCTGGCAAATTCGGATTCAGCAAAAGTATGCCCTGCCCTTTGTGTGCGTGGTGTTTGGGCTGGTGGGTTCCTCCATTGGCGTGCTGCCCCAGCGCACCAGCCGCGCCACCAGTTTTGGTATCAGCATTGTGATTATCTTTGGCTACTACCTGCTGTCCTTCATCACCAATGCCATGGGCGAAGTGGGCCTAGTGTCGCCCTTCGCCGCCGCCTGGATTCCCACCTTCCTGGGCCTCGCCATCGGCCTATACCTGCTCTTCCGGGCCTCTAAATAAGCCCAGCAGAGCCGCTTAGGAAATCCTCCCCCAAAAAGCCAGGAGCGGCAAAAGTGCTTCAAAGTCCCTCTCCCAAGTTGGGTGAGGGATTGAGGGTGAGGGCAAGTCGTTAGCCTAGGAACTGAGGGGCGAACCCGCCTCATCGCAAGTGCCCCCCAGGGCGTTGACAATGGTGCAGGTGTTGATCACCAGCATGGCCTGGGTCGTAGCCGCAGGGCTATCTGGGCCTTCTGGCCCCTCCACAATGAGGGGAACCTCGGCCAC contains:
- a CDS encoding LptF/LptG family permease, producing MATVSSPPQSLVRPRPSWWPHIAIMDRYIAKELTLPFLFGVGAFSSIGISIGALFELIRRITESGLSITLAAQIFLLKLPEFVVLAFPMSTLLSTMMTYSRFSSDSELIALQGVGVSIRRIIAPAVVLSFLVTGLTFVFNELITPAANYRAAVTLETALNSERPPFQERNIFYQEFQPAADDPSAQELKRQFYARRFDGTTMHGLTILDFSQQGLNQVVSAESATWDVQNNVWTFYNGTIYVVAPDGSFRNIVTFESQALQLPRTPLDLANRTKNDTEMNIAEATEQLELVRQSGDERKIRRWQIRIQQKYALPFVCVVFGLVGSSIGVLPQRTSRATSFGISIVIIFGYYLLSFITNAMGEVGLVSPFAAAWIPTFLGLAIGLYLLFRASK